One Zeugodacus cucurbitae isolate PBARC_wt_2022May chromosome 3, idZeuCucr1.2, whole genome shotgun sequence genomic region harbors:
- the LOC105210819 gene encoding probable serine/threonine-protein kinase nek3 isoform X3 — protein sequence MKKIFSKFDKNEKLDNSHNHSTSKETNSFVGKVFTVGRVSVTVEDVLAEGGFAMVFLAKANTGNTKYALKRMYVNNEHDLNVAKREIQIASNLSGHKNIIGYVDSSITHTGNGVCEVLLLMPYCKQHMLAMMNARLQVGFTEPEVLSIFCDISEAVSRLHYCQTPIIHRDLKVENILQNDAGNFVLCDFGSATAKVLNAQQHGVTFVEEEIQKYTTLSYRAPEMIDLYSGKSITTKADIWALGCMLYKLCFFNLPFGESTLAIQNGQFSIPDNSKYSTGMHQLIKYMLEPDMDKRPNIWQVCEVVFRLAGKDNPVQNLHKSPPPNFEQLVIPPFESEAKRISAAAAAKTPKPQSVPIVESGTSVAPRQRPKGSSAVHGANPLGLGLPPSPSPRNNITSPQPQQQQQPIVEQFQANFPQLAPPVVPPQQTTATTAVSTATVAIPATTPQTSTIVVAATPTVAPPPPTTTPLTQQQPTVNQIVNTNTAVIAAQQPQPPPEVLNSLFESSVYPDPFSENAPVAMKHTAVDTVACSSGLGVGVGVGLGLGLGVGVGDGLDNIAVSSLSAHHTTVGNTPTKSSMLTVSGVGPSTGSSGGTSGHRRNVSDTSAFNKTFANETSQFLAPYDHSVKSRASHAHDASGGGGDDSMLVNAMANSGTNYGGSNPGLFLPAAQTLHMQGQGAAAMSASISNAELTSAQVLRANMESNTNNSLAYTNADAVAAANHASGSSLGKRIEAWNPFEEQPFGQMTEDHIFEAEFDKIRQRGSQGSITAKSASTTSTLTPTEGYATSMPATQTQSTSQQQQQQPPQQQAPPQLPVTVTPFGPTVVGGAAVTGGVSGSVNAVVTHIAEDPFGSAPFSLPAGLREKATTLRKTGAYASLCTMSPVSKVLVKSGGFSTQLARHVQEKIDGHPLWGSRFDQHNPTAVVQTHLDFLQRQSTLETITSPNKFKQEITGLKKVLTVHYQSFIDGIACTVLFCTFTIYI from the exons ATGAAGAAGATCTTTTCAAAATtcgataaaaatgaaaaattggatAACTCGCACAATCACTCCACATCGAAGGAGACCAACAGTTTTGTTGGTAAAGTGTTTACCGTGGGACGTGTAAGTGTGACCGTGGAAGATGTGCTCGCTGAAG GTGGTTTTGCCATGGTCTTCCTCGCCAAAGCGAACACAGGCAATACAAAATATGCGCTCAAGCGTATGTATGTGAATAACGAGCACGACTTGAACGTGGCCAAGAGGGAGATTCAGATCGCT AGTAATCTAAGCGGTCACAAGAATATTATAGGCTACGTTGACTCAAGTATTACGCACACCGGTAACGGTGTATGTGAAGTACTGTTGCTCATGCCCTACTGCAAGCAGCACATGCTGGCCATGATGAATGCAAG ATTGCAGGTTGGCTTCACCGAACCGGAAGTTCTCTCCATATTCTGTGATATTTCAGAGGCAGTGTCACGCTTGCACTACTGTCAAACTCCCATCATCCATAGGGATTTGAAAGTTGAGAATATACTGCAGAATGATGCTGGTAATTTTGTACTTTGCGATTTTGGCTCTGCCACAGCGAAAGTATTGAATGCGCAACAGCATGGCGTTACGTTTGTCGAAGAGGAAATCCAAAAGTATACAACACTCTCGTATCGTGCACCCGAAATGATCGATCTCTATTCTGGCAAAAGTATTACGACCAAAGCGGATATCTGGGCACTCGGTTGTATGCTgtacaaattgtgttttttcaATTTGCCCTTCGGCGAAAGTACGTTGGCCATACAGAATGGTCAATTCTCCATACCAGACAATTCCAAATACTCAACAGGCATGCATCAATTGATTAAATATATGCTCGAACCCGATATGGACAAACGACCGAATATTTGGCAAGTGTGCGAAGTGGTGTTCCGATTGGCCGGCAAAGATAATCCAGTACAAAATTTGCac AAATCTCCACCACCAAATTTCGAGCAACTCGTCATCCCTCCATTTGAGTCCGAAGCGAAACGTATTTCTGCTGCTGCCGCAGCTAAAACACCTAAACCGCAAAGTGTGCCGATTGTAGAGTCCGGTACGAGTGTAGCGCCACGTCAACGTCCGAAAGGCTCCTCGGCTGTACATGGTGCGAATCCGCTTGGTCTTGGCTTACCGCCAAGTCCATCGCCACGCAATAATATAACATCGCCAcagccacaacagcaacaacaaccgatAGTCGAACAATTTCAAGCAAATTTTCCACAATTGGCACCACCAGTCGTGCCAccacaacaaacaacagcaacaacagcggtgTCTACAGCCACAGTTGCCATACCGGCAACGACACCACAAACCTCTACTATTGTAGTTGCTGCAACACCCACAGttgcaccaccaccaccaacaacaacaccactaacacaacaacaaccaactgtCAACCAAATCGTTAACACCAATACCGCAGTGATTGCAGCACAACAACCACAGCCACCACCTGAAGTGCTGAATAGCCTCTTCGAATCGTCTGTATATCCAGATCCGTTTAGTGAGAATGCACCGGTCGCAATGAAACATACTGCTGTGGACACAGTCGCATGCAGCAGTGGTCTGGGTGTTGGTGTTGGGGTGGGTCTCGGCTTGGGTTTGGGCGTGGGTGTGGGCGATGGTTTGGATAATATAGCTGTGAGCTCGTTGTCAGCGCATCATACAACTGTTGGCAACACACCAACAAAGAGCAGTATGCTGACTGTGTCGGGCGTGGGCCCGAGCACTGGCAGCAGTGGCGGCACCTCTGGACATCGACGCAATGTCAGCGATACGTCTGCCTTTAATAA AACTTTCGCCAATGAGACATCTCAATTCCTGGCGCCCTATGATCATTCGGTCAAGAGTCGTGCGTCACACGCGCATGACGCCAGTGGCGGCGGTGGTGATGACAGCATGTTGGTCAATGCAATGGCCAATTCTGGCACGAATTATGGTGGCTCGAATCCAGGACTCTTTCTACCAGCCGCACAAACACTGCACATGCAAGGACAAGGTGCCGCCGCCATGTCGGCATCAATATCGAATGCTGAATTGACAAGCGCTCAAGTGTTACGCGCTAACATGGAGAGTAATACTAATAATAGTTTGGCATACACAAATGCCGATGCGGTGGCGGCTGCTAATCATGCCAGTGGTAGTTCATTAGGTAAACGCATTGAAGCTTGGAATCCATTTGAGGAGCAACCATTCGGACAAATGACCGAAGATCATATATTTGAGGCAGAATTCGATAAAATACGACAACGTGGCAGTCAAGGCA GTATCACAGCTAAATCTGCATCGACTACTTCAACTCTAACGCCTACTGAAGGTTATGCGACAAGTATGCCTGCAACACAAACACAGTCAACgtcgcaacagcaacagcagcaaccaccacaacaacaagcaccACCACAACTTCCGGTCACGGTCACACCGTTCGGCCCAACAGTTGTTGGCGGCGCTGCAGTTACAGGTGGTGTTAGCGGTAGTGTCAATGCCGTTGTAACACACATTGCCGAGGATCCATTCGGCTCGGCGCCATTCAGCTTGCCGGCCGGATTGCGCGAGAAAGCAACAACACTGCGTAAAACTGGAG CATACGCTTCATTGTGCACGATGTCGCCGGTTTCAAAAGTTTTGGTTAAAAGCGGTGGTTTCTCGACACAACTAGCGCGTCATGTACAGGAGAAAATCGATGGGCATCCGTTGTGGGGTTCACGTTTCGACCAACACAATCCAACTGCGGTGGTTCAAACACATTTGGATTTTCTACAGA GGCAGTCCACGCTAGAAACTATCACTTCcccaaacaaatttaaacagGAAATAACAGGCCTTAAAAAGGTTTTAACAGTACATTATCAAAGTTTTATAGACGGGATAGCTTGTACAGTCCTGTTTTGCacatttacaatatacatataa
- the LOC105210819 gene encoding uncharacterized protein LOC105210819 isoform X4, producing MSPVSKVLVKSGGFSTQLARHVQEKIDGHPLWGSRFDQHNPTAVVQTHLDFLQNGAQIILSNTYQSSIEGFMEHLKLSREESIQLIRKSVQLTKEAKLKYQEMVQKANGTPEPGLPLILASIGPYGAHLHDGSEYKGSYSKRVSREDIQNWHRPRIDACLAEGVDGLAVETIPCQMEAEAVVDMLLHDYANVKFWVSFQCKDNDTLAHGEPFANAAYSVWKKVNEANAVDRLIAVGVNCLNPKFVKPLFKSLHTLAGTESIPLIVYSNRGEIYDEKQEEWTGRDDCIPLDTYVPEWLELGAIIIGGCCRVYPEDILRIRKFIDNIGNNN from the exons ATGTCGCCGGTTTCAAAAGTTTTGGTTAAAAGCGGTGGTTTCTCGACACAACTAGCGCGTCATGTACAGGAGAAAATCGATGGGCATCCGTTGTGGGGTTCACGTTTCGACCAACACAATCCAACTGCGGTGGTTCAAACACATTTGGATTTTCTACAGA ATGGCGCGCAAATTATACTCTCAAACACCTACCAATCGAGTATTGAAGGTTTCATGGAGCATTTGAAGCTGAGCCGTGAAGAAAGCATACAGTTGATACGCAAAAGTGTACAACTCACCAAGGAGGCTAAATTGAAATATCAAGAAATGGTGCAGAAAGCTAATGGTACACCAGAGCCGGGACTACCGCTGATATTGGCTTCAATTGGACCATATGGCGCACACTTACACGATGGCTCAGAATATAAGGGCAGTTACTCGAAACGCGTTTCCCGAGAGGATATACAAAATTGGCATCGTCCTAGAATTGATGCCTGCCTGGCAGAGGGCGTTGACGGCTTGGCTGTGGAAACAATACCTTGTCAG ATGGAAGCCGAAGCTGTTGTTGATATGTTGTTGCACGATTATGCTAATGTAAAGTTCTGGGTTTCTTTTCAATGCAAG GATAACGATACTTTGGCTCACGGTGAACCCTTTGCCAATGCTGCCTATTCAGTatggaagaaagtaaatgaagcaAATGCTGTTGATCGGTTAATTGCTGTCGGTGTTAATTGTCTGAATCCAAAG TTCGTTAAACCGCTCTTTAAATCATTGCATACACTGGCTGGTACCGAGTCCATACCGCTTATCGTATACAGTAATCGTGGCGAAATCTACGATGAAAAACAAGAAGAATGGACTGGTCGCGATGATTGCATACCACTAGACACCTATGTACCTGAGTGGCTTGAACTTGGCGCAATAATTATTGGAGGCTGTTGTCGTGTCTATCCCGAAGATATATTACGTATCAGGAAGTTCATAGATAATATTGGAAATAATAACTGA